The Clostridium cylindrosporum DSM 605 genome includes the window CTACTAAACCATCATCTATAAGAACAGTATCACCTACAGAAATATCTTTATGAAGATCCTTATAGCTTACACTACATATTTTATTCGTACCTTCTACATCTCTTGTAGTTAAAGTGAACTTATCACCCTTTGTAATCTGTACCTTATCTTCTTTAAATTTTCCGGTTCTTATTTCAGGTCCCTTAGTATCAAGAAGTATTGCAACTTGTTTTCCTAGTTCCCCTCTTACCTTCTTTATAGTATCTATTTTTTTCTGATGATTTTCATGACTTCCGTGTGAAAAATTAAGTCTTGCAGTATTCATTCCATTACTTATAAGACTTGCTAACATACCTTGGTCTTCACTTGTAGGACCTATAGTACATATTATCTTGGTTTTTCTCATATAATCACTCCTTAGATAGAAAGATTATTTGCTAGATGATATAAATCTTTATCTACCGTTTTTTTGATACTTAGAGCTTCATTCATATCTATGTCTATTATTTTGCTGTCCTTAATACCTATTACTCTTTGACTTTTGCCTTCTACTAACACTTCTACTGCGGTAGCACCAAACTTAGTAGCAATAAGCCTATCAAATGCGCTAGGCATTCCTCCTCTTTGAATATGTCCTGGAACAGTTGCCCTTGCCTGAACTCCTGTACACTTTTCTATTCTTTCTGCTATGTCTTGAGCTTTTCCTGCTCCCTCAGCTACAACAACTATGTAATGAAGTTTTCCAAGTACCTTTGTTTCTATTATGCTTCTACATAGGGAATCAAATTCAAAATTCATCTCTGGAATAATTACACATTCTGCTCCTCCTGCAATTCCTGCATGAAGAGCTATATCTCCACATCTTCTTCCCATAACTTCGATTATACTAACTCTTTCATGTGATGCAGATGTGTCACGTAGCTTATTAATAACCTCTACTACTGTATTAATTGCAGTATCAAATCCTATAGTAAAGTCGGTATAAGCTATATCATTATCTATTGTACAAGGAATACCAATTGTTTTAATTCCATGCTCATTAGATAGTAATTGCGCCCCACTAAAAGAACCATCACCACCAAGTACTATAAGACCCTCTATTCCGAATATTCTAAGCATATTTGCTGCTTTTTCTCTTCCCTCAGGAGTTCTAAACTCTTCACTTCTTGCTGTTTTAAGAACTGTTCCTCCACGTTGAATTATATCTGAAACTGAGTCACGGCCCATCTCAAAAATTTCTCCATTAATTAGACCATTATACCCTCTTTGTATTCCCATAACCTTAATTCCCTTAGCTAATGCAACACGAGTTATAGCTCTAATCGCTGCATTCATTCCAGGAGCATCTCCGCCACTTGTTAAAATTCCTATGGTATTCATAACTATTTCCTCCTTATAATTAAGAAAATTACTACATATATTACCTATACTTTATAAGTTCTATATACCGAATCCTATATATTACATAGAACTTATAATCTCATATGCATCTTCAATATCATCTTCTTCAACAATAATCTCTATCAGTCCATCACTGTTATTACTCTTTAGAACTTGTCGCCTTCTTGCAATTATACCATTATCCTCTAAATTCTCTATTATCTTTTCCGCTTGACTGATATAATGTGCAACGTATATTACTCCCCACATTTATTTACCCTCTTTCCATTCCAATTATATCCATTAATTCTATATTCTAATTCTAAAAAACTTCATGCTAAAAAGCAATAAAAGTTAATATTTATTAACTTTATCAATTAAAGAATAAACAGATTCTTAAATAACAAGGAGTTTTCACTCCCATTTTATTGATAAATATCTTATAATCAGTTGTGGAGGGGATTAATTTTGAAAAGATTATTATTATGCTTAATATATTATTTGTCATTTATCCTATTATTAGTATCCTGTAGCAATAAAATTGATACTAATAATACTGCTACCACTGATATTAAACAGGATTTGCATCCTATTATAAATGAAAAAGGTAGTACAACACAAGAAAGATTTAACACTCCTGTAGGATATAGGAGAACTAAGGTAGAAGATGGATCCTTTCAGGAATACCTTAGAAATTTCCCACTTAAACCAAATAAAACGGAAGTTAAATATTTTGATGGAAGAGTGAAGAAAAATTATAATGTTTATGAAGCAGTTATGAACATAGATGTTGGAGATAAAGACCTTCAACAATGTGCAGATGCTGTAATGAGACTTCGTGCAGAATATCTTTATAATAAGAAAATGTATGAAGATATTCACTTTAATTTTGTTAGTGGATTCAATGCTAAGTACTCTAAGTGGATGGAGGGTTATAGAATATCTATGATTGGTGATAATGCCTCATGGATAAAAAAGACTAATCCATCTACGGACTATAAGAGCTTTAGAAAATACCTAGATATAGTTTTTTCATATGCCGGTACAGCTTCACTACATAAGGAGCTAAAAACTGTAAAACTTAATGATATGAAGATAGGTGATATCCTTATCCAAACTGGTAACCCCTATGGCCATGCTGTAATAGTAGTAGATATGGCAGAAAACAATAAAGGAGAAAAGGTTTTTATGTTAGCACAAAGTTATATGCCTGCCCAGGACATTCAAATCCTTTGTAATAGAAATAATAAAAAATTAAGTCCTTGGTATAAACTTGACTCAAATGAATTTATATCTACTCCTCAATGGAAATTTACTAGAAATGATTTAAAAAGGTTTTAAAAAATCGCTTTATATGAATAATTCATATAAAGCGATTTTTCGTAAATTGATGTTTTCTTATTATGTCTAATTGGTTACTTATTATTAATATCTTTTTCTTTTACACTAAAGCTAGCAAAATTTTTGTTTTCATTCTCATTATATTCTTTTTGAATCTTATCTCTTAGATCATTTACTTCTTTTTCTTCTATTTTTCTGTCACCTATAATTTCTAGTCTTATTAAGTATTCTTTTCTAATTTTAAAACTTTCAAAGATACATAACCCCATACTTATCAAAACTATAATTACAAAAATGTCCCCTACTATACCATCTGTAATCTTAGTTGGTAATGAGCCTATGATAAACATGGATACCCAGAATGTTATCAAATGAATTATTCCATGTTTTTTCCACTTATTAACCCTAGCTTTTCTTCCTGCTATATATAACCCTAATCCATAAAATAAAAATGTAAAACAAAATAATATCCAATATGAATTTTTCAGTTCCCACATTGGGCCTTTTTTAGTTATCCCCATTACATATCCACCTTTCACTTATATATATCTTCCTATTAAGAATCTTCTACTACCGCAGTAATCCATTTCTATATTTTAATAAGGCTAGTGATAATATATTCATATCACTAGCCTTAAAGATTAATTTATTTATATATTTACTTTGAATCTATCCTTTTCATAAGGGACAGCTTTAACATTATCTTCACCTAGTTCTATATTAAGTTCATTTAGAAGTTCACCTGTTATGTTTACTTTCAAATCATCCTTAGCCTTAAGTGGTGTTTTCTTTCCTGTTTCTTTATTCTCCACAACAATTGTAACTGAACTTAGTCCTTTATACTTTCTAAGTATTGGTTTTATATTGTCTTTTGTTGTTTTCCAGCTAGTCTCATCTACCCTTACAAATAGCTTTCCGTGAATAGCCTCAGGTGATATAGGTGACACATCATCTATTAGTATCTTTGCTGCTTCTTCCTCTCTAACTGCAAGCTTTCCACTAACCAGAACTATATTATCTTCAAATACATATCTAGATATTTTTTGGTAAACCTTAGGGAATACAACCCCTTCAATTGTACCATACTTGTCCTCTAGTTGGATAAATGCCATAATATCATTTTTTCTAGTTGTCTTAATGTTCACACCTGATATGATTGCTCCAAGAGATATACTAGTTCCATCTTTTAGCTTAGTTTCAAATTCTTCATCATCACCTGTTACATGAATAATGTCTGAAACCTTAGCACTTGCATAGTAGTCTACTACTTCTTGACATTCATCAATTGGATGTCCACTAATATATAGTCCTGTCATTTCCTTCTCCATAGATAAAATGTCTCTTTTGCTAAATTCTCTAGCTTCCCTAAATTCATCTCTGTATAGATCCTCTTCACTTTGACCTGACTGCACAGCAAAAAGTGATATTTGTCCTTCTATATTATTCTTTCTATCATTTACAGAGCCTTCAATAACTCTTTCATAAACCTCAAGTAATGTAGAGCGTGATGATTTAAATGAATCAAAGGCACCTGCCTTAATCATACTTTCTACTGCCCTTTTGTTAATATGAGTAAAGTCAGCTTTTCTACAAAAATGAGTAAATGATATAAAGTTACCTATCTTCTCTCTGGTTTCTATGATAGATTCTATTGCATTTTTGCCTACATTTTTCACCGCTGCAAGTCCAAATCTTATCTTGTCTCCTGAAACTGAGAAATTAACATAACTTTCATTAACATCAGGTGGAAGAACTTCTATACCCATTTTCCTACAAGCATCAATATAAAAGGCAACTTTTTCGTTGCTTCCCATAACACTTGTTAGTAGGGCACTAAAATATTCCACAGGATAGTACCTTCTAAGGTATGCTGTTTGATAACCAACTACCGCATAGGCAGCTGCATGGGATTTATTGACATTTAGTTTATGTAGGGTTCTTTATCCCTACTCTTTATATTTCTATAAAGTATCGGACTATATCATTACCCATAGATATGGGTACAGGGCACTCGTGGAAAAATTTATTGATAGGCTTCTCATTTTTCTAGTCTCTGAACCTTCTTCCATACTTTTATGCCATTTTGGAAGCTTGGCTGCGGATTAACCAATTCTTAGAATTTTTACTACCATCAGAATTACCCTTTGCCCTTATTTTATTACTAAAATAAGTTAGTATCTAAGACTCTAAGGTCTTCCCCGCAATTCACCCTGTTTACTTTATGAATTACTTCATAAAGGCACTCTTTATTTCTAGCCATAGTTTAAACGAATGCATAACTTGCAAAATCCATCATTAAATCAAACAGCTTATTAGCAACATCTTCAGATACACCACGTCTTATAGCACCTTCTATTATGATGTTGCCACTTTCATCTTCTAATCCATAAATAAAGTTTTTTCTTTCCTCTTCCATTACATCATGCTTTTTCTTAGACATTGCACGACGTACAAGGTCAGATCTCCCTAGTGAATACCCACCTATATCTCTAACTATTTGCATTACCTGTTCTTGGTAAACCATTACTATTTTTTTAAAATTATACATAATTGCATCTATTCCAACATCTTACACTTATGTTATTTTTAAAGTGTTCAATTAGGTTCGTTACTCCTAACCAGTTCTCAGACTACTTAATCATGAACTTCTTATGCTTTCACATAAGTACAGACTATATCACCATCCATACTGGATGCTCCCCATTTCCCTAGACTTCTAGGTACTCTCTTTCGAGATAGTCGTTGAAGGTTCTCCTATTCGGAGCTTCCCTGCTGATTATCCATTGTTTTAGCACTTAGGATTTAACCCTATGCAATCCTAACTATTTTTTCTACTTTCGTAACCATCACACTCAACTTTATTTCATGATCATGTTGTGGTTAGTTAGGCTTTAGGAACTTCCAGCAATTAAAGGAGTTTTGGATGAATTTAATTCATCCTTCTGTACTCTTTATGAATACAGGGAGCTTTTGTATTAACAAAAATACACTTAATTAAATTGTGACTTAATATATTTTTGACAACTATTTAGTTGCTCCATAGGTAACTTCTAATATAGGCTTTAGTTTTTCATCTAGATATTCAACTTTATCTGGATTATTCTTATTCTTAATATAGGTTGGAATTTCATCCATAGGGCCTGGTCTATAAAGTGATATTCCCGCGATTACGTCTTCTAGTGAGTCTGGCTTTAGTTCTTTCATGAAGCTTGTCATACCTCTAGATTCTAGCTGGAATATCCCTTCAGTTTGCCCTTGACTTATCATCTCATATACGCTTTTATCTTCATAGTCTATATTATCAAGATCAATGTCTATTCCCTTACTTTTCTTAATAAGATCTACTGCATCCCTTAGAACTGTTAATGTTCTAAGACCAAGGAAGTCCATCTTAAGAAGACCTAACTCCTCTAGAGTTCCCATTGGAAACTGAGTTACTATTGTGTTATCATTTTTAGCAACTGGAACATGATCTGTTAAATCTTCTTTAGATATAACTACACCTGCAGCGTGGGTAGATGAATGTCTAGGAAGTCCCTCTAGAGATTTTGATATATCTATTAAGGTTCTTACTCTTTCATTTATTTCATATTCCTCTTTAAGCTCTTTATTAGCACTTAGCGCCTTATCTATTGTCATATATAGCTCAGTTGGAATCATCTTTGCTATTTTATCCACCTCTGCGTATGAATAATTTAGTGCACGTCCAACATCTCTTATAGCAGCCTTTGCTGCCATAGTTCCAAAGGTAACAATTTGCGCTACTCTTTCAGATCCATATTTCTCAACTACATAATCGATTACTTCTTGACGTCTTTCATAACAAAAGTCAGAATCAATATCTGGCATGGAAATTCTTTCTGGATTTAAGAACATTTGTTATTATCCATAGGCTCTTTATCCTATGTTCTGGAGGTTTCCCTCATTTTCATCAGTTAGTTAATTCTAACTCAGATTGGACTATATCATCTCAACAAACAATTAGTCTATTGAGCTGGGCACTCGTGGAGGAAGTTATTGTTTGGCTACTCATCCCTCTAGTCTCTGAACCTTTCTAGTAACTTTATGCCATTCCCAGACTTGGCTGCTGATTAGCATACTTATTTTAAGCTTAGCTTTCCAGCAATTCACCCAGTTTAACGAGCGCATCTTAATTCACGCTCAAATATTAGATTATATTTGATAGGGTCTATTTTCGTTATACCAAGTGTATAAGCAACAATAGATCCCGCACCTGACCCTCTTCCAGGGCCTGTTACTATGCCTTTTTCGTTTGCAAATCTTATGAAATCCCATACAATTAAGAAATAATCAACATACCCCATTTGTTCAATTACTGATAATTCATAGTTAAGTCTTTCTTCTTCTACCTCAGTAACATCTTCATATAGTCTATGAAGTCCTTCTCTACATAAATGTCTCAGATATTCATCTGAAGTGAAGCCTTCAGGTGTATCGAACTTAGGTAAATGTGTTACATTAAAGTCAAATTCAACATTGCACATATCTGCGATCTTCTGTGTGTTTTCGATTGCTTCACTTGCTTCTGGAAATAAACTTCTCATTTCCTCCTCTGACTTTAGGTAGAATTCATTACTTTCAAATTCTAACCTATCAGGGTCATCTATAGTCTTTCCTGTCTGGATACACACAAGTATTTCATGTGCCTTTGAATCATCCTTTTCTATATAGTGAACATCATTAGTTGCAACTAATGGGATTCCTGTTTCCTGAGATAGCTTTATAAGTATTTTATTTACCTTTTTCTGCTCCTCCATACCATGGTCTTGAAGTTCTAGATAAAAGTTCCCTTTGCCGAAGATTTCTTCATATAGCAGAGCCTTTTTCTTAGCCTCTTCATAATTATCTTTCAGAAGATGCTGCTGAACCTCTCCTCCAAGGCAAGCACTTAGGGCTATAATATCCTTAGAGTATTTTCTTAGATTCTCATAATCTATTCTTGGCTTATAGTAGAAACCATCAACATATGCCATTGAATCTATTTTCATTAGATTCTTATATCCTTCGTTATTTTTAGCAAGAAGTATTAGATGATAGTTCGCGGCATCCTGCTTACCCTCTTTTAAGGTTAACTCCCTTGGTGCCACATATATCTCACATCCAAGTACAGGCTTAATTCCTTCTTTTTTACACGCTTTATAAAAATCTATAATCCCAAACATAACTCCATGGTCAGTTAATGCTAGTGAATTCATCCCAAGTTCCTTCGCCTTTTTTGGAAGAACTTTAACCCTTGATGATCCATCTAGTAGACTGTATTCACTATGAACATGAAGATGTACAAAACTCATAGCATCACCTACTTTCCTAGCATCTTAGTTACTAAGTATGCTTTTCCTATAAGTTCATTATCCTTTGTTAGAGAAATTTCAACCTTGGCACTATTTCTTCCAAGGTCTATTATTTCTGCCTGTGCCTCAATGTAAACATCCATTTCTAGTGGTTTTATGAAAATAACGTTAAATGCTTCAACCACTATATTATAGATTTTGTGTGCCTTAAGTGCTGATATTCCCGTAATAGAGATTATAAAATTAAGTATGCTCCAGCTTGCAACCCCAAGTTTATTAAGCATCTCTGGTAGTATCTTTCCTCTATATATTATCCCCTTATCTATCTTCTCTTTTTCAAAGCTTCTAGTTAATAAGTCCTCTATGGTTTGGTTGGTGGTAGCCCTAGTTCCTATACTTCTTAGGGCCTTTTCTATGTCCTTCTTTAAAAGTATACCTACCATTCTCCTTCCCTCTAAAACAGGAAGTCTATCTAAGTCATCCTTTAGTATCAGATGTCCAGCATAGGAAACTGAAGTTTTCGTATTAACACATATTAGATTCTTATCTATGTATGAAGTTACTAAATCCTCATCACTTTTAAATTTATCCTGTTCATAGACAACAGAACCTACAAGCTTTCCTTTTTCATCAATTATATAAAAATACCTTTCACCTGTAATTGAACTTGCTTTTTTAAGCTCTCCAACTCTCGATGTGTTATCAAGAAATAAAAAGTTAGTCTTCATTATATCCTCAGCAAGTATAATGTCACTTTTTATTTGTCTTTGACTTATAGCATTATTTATTAGTGTTGCTGTTGTAAATGTATCATACTGACATGATATAATTGGAAGCTGCTTTCGATCTGCAAGTCTTTTTACATAATCAGAACAACCAAATCCCCCAGTAATTAGAACAGCACACTGATTTTCAAGTGCAAGCTTATGACTTTCATCCCTATTTCCCGCTATTAAAAGGTCATTGGGGCCTAGGTATCTGCCCATTGCGTCAATTGTCATGGCACCTATTACAAAGTTATTAATAGACTTATATAATCCTGCCTTACCACCTAAAACATTTCCCATAACAATATTTACTACCTCATTACATGTTAGGTTTTCTAAACTTCTTTTATCTATTCTCTCTACCCTAACCGTTCCAACTCTTGGTATAGTAGTTACTATTCCAAGCTTCTCTGCATCCTTTATAGCTTTATAAGCTGTTCCTTCACTAACCCCAATTTCTTCAGCTACACTTCTAACTGATATTCTATTTCCTTCTTTTAGTCCCCTAATATAATCTATTACTTCTTGATGCTTAGACATCGACTCCCCCCTTTACGCTAGCATTACATTTAATTATAACAAAAAAAGCAGGTTCAATGCACCTGCTTAATCCCTTAGTTCCTCTGCAATTTTTTCTATTTTACGTAGTCTATGGTTTACACCTGACTTTCCTATAGGTGGCTTTAGCATCTCTCCCATTTCCTTAAGTGAAATATCTGGGTAGTTTATCCTAAGTTCTGCCACCTCTCGTAGACTTGGTGATAATTTTCTAAGTCCACACTTTTCTTTAATGAACTTAATTGATTCAATTTGCCTAACCGCTGCATCAACAGTTTTATTAAGGTTTGCTGTTTCACAGTTAACTAATCTATTAACGTTATTTCTAACTTCTTTATATATCCTAACATTTTCAAGCTCTAGTAAAGCTGTATGCGCTCCTATAACACTTAAAATGTCTATTATCTGATTTCCTTCCTTAAGGTATACAACAAAACTATTCTTTCTTTGTATTACCTTAGCATTTGGGCTAAATGAATTAATAAGCTTCATTAAGTCCTCAGCCTGCTCAAGTGAGCTTGATACAAACTCCATATGATAGGTTTTTTCAGGATTACTAATTGACCCCCCTCCAAGGAATGCTCCCCTTAAATATGCCATTTTGCAGCATTGACCCTTTAGTATGCTTGGACTGATTTTACTAATAAACCCTAGGGCACCTTCCTTACTTTCCTTAATAATCCCTGTTTTAATTAATATATCCTTTGCTCCGATTTCAGGAGTAATTGAAAGTATATAAACATTATTCTTTTTAAGGGAGTTGTTTTTCTTTACCATTATTTCTGTATGCTTACCAAATATATTTTTGATAAGGGTAAATCCACGTCTAGCTATTGCAGGGTTTTCTGTTGATATTTTAAACCCAATACCAGCTTTACTCCCTATGTGTATGGTCCCGCTCATTTTCATTATTCCTGAAAGTTCCGCTATTTGACAACACTCTTCCTGAAGTGGTAGCCTACAAAGCTCATTTTTTGCTACTTGTGAAAATGACACTAATTCTCCTCCCTTCTCTTTTCCTTTATTCTCTCTGCTAAATAATAATAATCTAAAAGCCTTTTTCTACTTTTAGGAAGCGTATGCTTTAAAATAAGTTCCATAATAACCTTAGATAACTTTTCTGTACTATGTCTAACGAATCCCTTAGTAAGATCTACAAGGTTATCATTAACAACCATAATATGTCTTGGTATATTTTCTCTATCTATTTCTACTTTTTCTTGACCATCATCTTTATATTTTGCAAAATGACTTTCTGGTACAAAACCATCATTTGCAACAACAATATTTATAATCCCTTTTCCACATGCTTTTTCAATCGCATCTATATGATGAGATAATTTAAAGCCTGTGGTTTCACCTGGCTGTGTCATAATATTAGATACATATACTTTCATCGCAGTAGACTCTTTAACTTCATTTGATATTTCATCTATAATAAGATTTGGAAGTATACTGGTGTATAAGCTTCCAGGCCCAATAATAATACAATCCGCATCTCTTATTGCAAAAAGTGCGTCTTCAAGGGCCTTTGGCTGACTTGGCTCTAAAAATATATTATCTATTTTCAAGTTCTTTTCTATACATTCTTCAGGAATTCTTGATTCTCCTTTAACTATACTACCATCTGATAGTTTTGCATGAAGCATTACATCCTCAAGTGTAACTGGATATACTCTCCCCTTAACTGCTAATACATCACTCATTTTCTTAATAGCATCTTCAAAATTAACAGATATACCGTTCATTGCAGCTATAAAAAGGTTACCAAAGTTTTGACCCTTAAGGTCTCCTTCACTAAACCTATACTGCATAAGTTCCTCCATAAGAGGTTCTGTATGAGCAAGTGCAACTAAACAGTTTCTAATATCCCCAGGTGGTAGCATTCCAAGGGATTGCCTTAGCATTCCACTACCTCCACCGTCATCTGCAACAGTTACTATTGCGGTTATATTAGATGTATATTCCTTAAGTCCTCTGAGCATAGTAGAAAGTCCTGTTCCCCCACCTATAGCAACTACTCTAGGCCCTCTTAGAAGAGCTCTTTGTTCATAGAAAATATCCTTTATACTTTGCTTCCTTTTTCCATATGCTGCATCAGCTACAAGAGTTAACATACTTGTAATACCATATCTTACAGATACATACATCATAACTATACCAAGGAAGGTAATATAAAGATAAAGTAAAAATGCTCTATCAAAAACAGGTGATCTATCTAGTACCTTGGCAATGCCTAGAGCGAAAACGGTGATTCCTACAACACCCATGAGAATCCATCTTTTTATTCTCATACCAGGCTTTAACCAATCCCAAAACAACATTATCTAACACCCCTTGATACGTCATGTGTTATATCCCTATGAATAACCTCTGAAGAATGGCCTTTCTTTAAAAAATCATTTATAGCATTAGCAATTACAACTGACCTGTGTCTTCCCCCTGTACAGCCTATGCCAATTACAAGTTGCGTTTTGCCTTCTTCAATATAGTATGGTATTAGAAAATCAAGCATATCTGTAACCTTATTTATAAATTCACGTGTTACATCATAGGATGTTACATAATCCATAATGCTTTTATCATTTCCTGAAAGACTTCTTAATTCCTCAATATAATAAGGGTTAGGAAGAAATCTTACATCGAAGATAAGGTCTGCATCTATTGGTACTCCATATTTAAATCCGAATGACATTACATTAATTATAAATCCATTTTCTCTCTCATAATGACCATATATACTTTTTATTTTATCCTTTAAGTTCTTAGTTGAAAAACTTGTAGTGTCAATTACATGGTGTGCTCTTCTTCTAACTTCAGCAAGCCTTTCTCTTTCTTCTTGAATGCCAGTAACTATTCTACCTTTCTTAGATAGAGGGTGACTTCTTCTACTTTCCTTAAATCTCTTAACTAAGGTCTCGTCTGATGCATCTAAGAAAAGTATCTCATACTTATATCCCATTTTATTTAAGTCTTGAAGTCCATTAAATAGCTCATCAAAGAATTTTCCACCTCTAACATCAATAACTATAGCTATTTTTTCCACGCTATCATTAACCTTATATGAAAGTTCTGCGAACTTTGGTATAAGTGATGGTGGTATATTTTCTATACAAAAATAGTTAAGGTCTTCTAAGCACCTTATAGCTTGGGTTTTTCCCGCTCCTGATAGTCCTGTAACTATTACAAATCTCATACTATCTTCTCCTTAAGTTTATTCTTCTACATTAACGATTCTATCTATTGGTATACCCGCTTCAATAGCTATATTAATAGCTCTGTCTACATTGCCTACATCTGAAGGTTTATGTGCGTCACTATTAATAATGAAGTTAGCCCCTTCATTTAAAGCAATTTTAGCATCATCTACAGTTAAATGCCCATGTCCTGCATTTATCTCTAAAAATGTTCCATATTTTTTTGCTGCATTTGCAATAGGAGAAATGCATACTGGAGTTTTATCCCCTGGATGAGTTAAAATATCTATCTTATATCTTTCAATAGAATTTACTACAGCTCTTGTTACATTAATAATGTTGGAATTTTTTAGTCCTTTTAGCAACTTGCCTATTCTAGGTCTTATAAAAAGTGCATGGTTATCTAATATTGTTTTCCCAAAGGCTCCGTAGTGGAATCCTACTAGGAGTTTATCGAGAAGTTTTAAATCCTCATTACTTACGTCTATATCTCCATCAAGACTAATAATATTAGCCTCAACTCCAAGCATTATATTAATATCTTTGTATTTCTTTTGAAGTCTATCTATTTCCTTTCTCATAATAGGAAG containing:
- a CDS encoding DUF4846 domain-containing protein is translated as MKRLLLCLIYYLSFILLLVSCSNKIDTNNTATTDIKQDLHPIINEKGSTTQERFNTPVGYRRTKVEDGSFQEYLRNFPLKPNKTEVKYFDGRVKKNYNVYEAVMNIDVGDKDLQQCADAVMRLRAEYLYNKKMYEDIHFNFVSGFNAKYSKWMEGYRISMIGDNASWIKKTNPSTDYKSFRKYLDIVFSYAGTASLHKELKTVKLNDMKIGDILIQTGNPYGHAVIVVDMAENNKGEKVFMLAQSYMPAQDIQILCNRNNKKLSPWYKLDSNEFISTPQWKFTRNDLKRF
- a CDS encoding OB-fold nucleic acid binding domain-containing protein — encoded protein: MEYFSALLTSVMGSNEKVAFYIDACRKMGIEVLPPDVNESYVNFSVSGDKIRFGLAAVKNVGKNAIESIIETREKIGNFISFTHFCRKADFTHINKRAVESMIKAGAFDSFKSSRSTLLEVYERVIEGSVNDRKNNIEGQISLFAVQSGQSEEDLYRDEFREAREFSKRDILSMEKEMTGLYISGHPIDECQEVVDYYASAKVSDIIHVTGDDEEFETKLKDGTSISLGAIISGVNIKTTRKNDIMAFIQLEDKYGTIEGVVFPKVYQKISRYVFEDNIVLVSGKLAVREEEAAKILIDDVSPISPEAIHGKLFVRVDETSWKTTKDNIKPILRKYKGLSSVTIVVENKETGKKTPLKAKDDLKVNITGELLNELNIELGEDNVKAVPYEKDRFKVNI
- a CDS encoding gluconeogenesis factor YvcK family protein yields the protein MLFWDWLKPGMRIKRWILMGVVGITVFALGIAKVLDRSPVFDRAFLLYLYITFLGIVMMYVSVRYGITSMLTLVADAAYGKRKQSIKDIFYEQRALLRGPRVVAIGGGTGLSTMLRGLKEYTSNITAIVTVADDGGGSGMLRQSLGMLPPGDIRNCLVALAHTEPLMEELMQYRFSEGDLKGQNFGNLFIAAMNGISVNFEDAIKKMSDVLAVKGRVYPVTLEDVMLHAKLSDGSIVKGESRIPEECIEKNLKIDNIFLEPSQPKALEDALFAIRDADCIIIGPGSLYTSILPNLIIDEISNEVKESTAMKVYVSNIMTQPGETTGFKLSHHIDAIEKACGKGIINIVVANDGFVPESHFAKYKDDGQEKVEIDRENIPRHIMVVNDNLVDLTKGFVRHSTEKLSKVIMELILKHTLPKSRKRLLDYYYLAERIKEKRREEN
- a CDS encoding DRTGG domain-containing protein is translated as MSKHQEVIDYIRGLKEGNRISVRSVAEEIGVSEGTAYKAIKDAEKLGIVTTIPRVGTVRVERIDKRSLENLTCNEVVNIVMGNVLGGKAGLYKSINNFVIGAMTIDAMGRYLGPNDLLIAGNRDESHKLALENQCAVLITGGFGCSDYVKRLADRKQLPIISCQYDTFTTATLINNAISQRQIKSDIILAEDIMKTNFLFLDNTSRVGELKKASSITGERYFYIIDEKGKLVGSVVYEQDKFKSDEDLVTSYIDKNLICVNTKTSVSYAGHLILKDDLDRLPVLEGRRMVGILLKKDIEKALRSIGTRATTNQTIEDLLTRSFEKEKIDKGIIYRGKILPEMLNKLGVASWSILNFIISITGISALKAHKIYNIVVEAFNVIFIKPLEMDVYIEAQAEIIDLGRNSAKVEISLTKDNELIGKAYLVTKMLGK
- the pfkA gene encoding 6-phosphofructokinase; translation: MNTIGILTSGGDAPGMNAAIRAITRVALAKGIKVMGIQRGYNGLINGEIFEMGRDSVSDIIQRGGTVLKTARSEEFRTPEGREKAANMLRIFGIEGLIVLGGDGSFSGAQLLSNEHGIKTIGIPCTIDNDIAYTDFTIGFDTAINTVVEVINKLRDTSASHERVSIIEVMGRRCGDIALHAGIAGGAECVIIPEMNFEFDSLCRSIIETKVLGKLHYIVVVAEGAGKAQDIAERIEKCTGVQARATVPGHIQRGGMPSAFDRLIATKFGATAVEVLVEGKSQRVIGIKDSKIIDIDMNEALSIKKTVDKDLYHLANNLSI
- the rapZ gene encoding RNase adapter RapZ; the protein is MRFVIVTGLSGAGKTQAIRCLEDLNYFCIENIPPSLIPKFAELSYKVNDSVEKIAIVIDVRGGKFFDELFNGLQDLNKMGYKYEILFLDASDETLVKRFKESRRSHPLSKKGRIVTGIQEERERLAEVRRRAHHVIDTTSFSTKNLKDKIKSIYGHYERENGFIINVMSFGFKYGVPIDADLIFDVRFLPNPYYIEELRSLSGNDKSIMDYVTSYDVTREFINKVTDMLDFLIPYYIEEGKTQLVIGIGCTGGRHRSVVIANAINDFLKKGHSSEVIHRDITHDVSRGVR
- the whiA gene encoding DNA-binding protein WhiA, with amino-acid sequence MSFSQVAKNELCRLPLQEECCQIAELSGIMKMSGTIHIGSKAGIGFKISTENPAIARRGFTLIKNIFGKHTEIMVKKNNSLKKNNVYILSITPEIGAKDILIKTGIIKESKEGALGFISKISPSILKGQCCKMAYLRGAFLGGGSISNPEKTYHMEFVSSSLEQAEDLMKLINSFSPNAKVIQRKNSFVVYLKEGNQIIDILSVIGAHTALLELENVRIYKEVRNNVNRLVNCETANLNKTVDAAVRQIESIKFIKEKCGLRKLSPSLREVAELRINYPDISLKEMGEMLKPPIGKSGVNHRLRKIEKIAEELRD